The Deltaproteobacteria bacterium genome contains a region encoding:
- a CDS encoding ABC transporter substrate-binding protein yields the protein MVSSISCLCYEVEAFDRIISLKPNITEILFELGVGDKIVGATTWCDNPPAAKKIPRVADYLQVDGEKALALSPDLVIGSKENSAKGDIDFLSRQGIPVKLFSFNRLEETFKSLLEIAGLVGKEERGKELVEALRKGFKTMHPLSEAPSPRVLMVVGLKPLVVVGGNNLLDDLLEIVGGKNIAGNSLLRYPNYGIDQLISARPEVIVDLTMGNETGGKEKKMDWYRQFRSVPAVKNGRIYFLDIADFRASKRLLVGARKLHEVLNPPPPPFDKGGPGGI from the coding sequence ATGGTAAGCAGTATATCCTGTTTATGTTACGAGGTCGAGGCTTTTGATCGGATCATCTCCTTAAAGCCGAATATTACAGAGATTTTATTTGAACTGGGAGTGGGGGATAAAATTGTCGGCGCCACCACTTGGTGCGACAATCCCCCGGCGGCCAAAAAAATCCCCCGTGTGGCCGATTACCTGCAGGTGGATGGAGAGAAGGCGCTGGCCTTGAGCCCCGATTTGGTCATCGGATCGAAAGAAAATTCGGCGAAAGGGGATATCGATTTTTTAAGCCGTCAGGGAATTCCCGTAAAACTTTTTTCCTTCAACCGGCTGGAGGAGACCTTCAAATCCCTTTTGGAAATTGCCGGACTGGTCGGAAAGGAAGAGCGCGGGAAGGAACTGGTTGAAGCCCTGCGAAAGGGCTTTAAGACCATGCATCCGTTGAGTGAGGCGCCTTCCCCGCGCGTTTTGATGGTGGTAGGGTTAAAGCCGCTGGTCGTTGTAGGAGGGAATAATCTTCTCGACGATCTGCTGGAGATCGTCGGCGGCAAAAACATTGCCGGAAATTCCCTCTTAAGATATCCCAACTACGGCATCGATCAGCTGATTTCCGCCCGGCCGGAGGTGATTGTCGATCTGACAATGGGAAATGAGACCGGCGGCAAAGAGAAAAAGATGGACTGGTATCGGCAGTTCCGGTCGGTTCCGGCGGTAAAAAACGGGCGGATCTATTTTTTGGACATCGCCGATTTTCGCGCCTCAAAGCGTCTGCTTGTGGGGGCGAGGAAACTACATGAAGTGCTAAATCCCCCCCCACCCCCCTTTGACAAAGGGGGGCCAGGGGGGATTTGA
- a CDS encoding iron ABC transporter permease, giving the protein MQTSLNFNRWLAWMLGLGVLTAAAIVLFSFLGNPPISPSALWSGSELARDLFVHARLPRVLLAVFVGAGLASSGVAFQSLLRNPLADPYILGVSGGAALGGVLALALKLPFALISLLAFGFALGSLLLIYFVARVEGRLPAHSLLLTGVIFNAFAFALILLINSLVSLGEAHQILFLLMGSLEPPPLGQVAWVGCFTLIGLIILTAQASKMNVISLGDESAAQLGVSATTHRKVIFFAASVMVGASVATVGLIGFVGLVVPHMVRMRFGADHRVLLPLSAVGGGLFLL; this is encoded by the coding sequence ATGCAAACCTCTCTCAATTTTAACCGCTGGCTTGCATGGATGCTGGGGCTTGGAGTTTTGACCGCCGCGGCGATTGTCCTTTTTTCCTTTCTGGGCAATCCGCCGATTTCGCCGTCCGCCCTCTGGTCGGGGAGTGAGCTGGCGCGGGACCTTTTTGTGCATGCCCGCCTCCCCCGCGTCCTGCTGGCCGTTTTTGTCGGCGCGGGGCTCGCCTCAAGCGGGGTGGCGTTCCAGTCGTTGTTGCGCAATCCCCTGGCCGATCCTTATATTCTCGGCGTTTCCGGCGGGGCGGCGCTGGGGGGCGTTTTGGCCCTGGCCCTTAAACTCCCTTTTGCCCTCATCTCCCTTCTGGCCTTCGGCTTTGCGCTGGGGTCTCTTCTGCTTATCTATTTTGTCGCCCGTGTCGAAGGGCGGCTCCCCGCCCATTCCCTTCTGCTCACCGGCGTTATTTTTAACGCCTTTGCCTTCGCCCTGATTCTTCTCATCAACTCGCTGGTCTCGCTGGGGGAGGCGCATCAGATTCTTTTTCTTTTGATGGGGTCGCTGGAACCCCCTCCCCTGGGGCAGGTGGCCTGGGTCGGATGTTTTACCCTGATCGGCCTGATTATTTTGACCGCGCAGGCATCAAAGATGAATGTGATTTCTCTGGGGGACGAATCGGCCGCCCAACTGGGGGTGTCGGCGACCACGCACCGGAAGGTCATTTTTTTTGCCGCCTCCGTCATGGTAGGGGCCAGTGTCGCAACAGTCGGCCTGATCGGTTTTGTGGGATTGGTTGTTCCCCATATGGTCCGGATGCGTTTTGGCGCCGATCACCGGGTTTTGCTTCCCCTCTCGGCTGTGGGAGGGGGTCTTTTTCTTCT